In the Glycine max cultivar Williams 82 chromosome 6, Glycine_max_v4.0, whole genome shotgun sequence genome, TGTGattgatacattttttttaatatttataatacctCTTACAAAATACACGACGTAATATATTATTTGGACAATAAAAACAGTGTAATTTAAAACTATTAAGGAAAATAttgtagaaatttttaaaaaacaagaatGTGATATGAAATGATGTAATTTGCCCTAAAAAACATTCTACATGGTTATTTCCTTCTCTTAGAGCACATGGAATCTCAGTCTAGTTCTTTCACTATTACACCTAGGCATCAAATATAAAGGGTTAAGGGTAACATAGATGTCCTGGTAAGGGTCAGAGCATCATGTAATCAATTTCAAGCtccaaatttaaatttcatgcAATTAGAGTGTGAATGTGGGTCAACCTTGCTTATCTGAATTAGTTTATTTCATTGTTGATTGGTTAAAAGGTGACTCAATTTAATCAATAGGTTTATTCGTTGTTGTAATGTcattatttagataaaatttaatttctatttctaatttTGGCAAATCtgattatttttatccatttgaaaataataaagttaatcTCATTTATAATACAAATGTTGTtggttttagttatttatttgatgattttttaatGCTAATGTcaataatttctataattattGCAAACAAGTTAATGAGATATTAAATGTAAGTTAAACTCATcagaaaaatatacattaaactCTGAAACTCGTGATGACTTGACACCAAAAACCTAactaaatcaaaaataaatcaaaatcatgaattttgaccaaaaatatatatatcaatgacTTGCAAAAAATTGACGATTGTGTCCAAAACTTAGCACGTGACAAATCAAATCCTGAAATTGAATACCAGGCGATAACTTgactattattaatttaatatgctTGAGTTTGACTAGTAATTATGTAAACCTTGCTTGTGttataactaatattatttagttaAGAATGTCATAAAAGAATATGCAAGCAAAAAAATGACCTAGCTGAGTAACTATCTAGCTACAATGGTATTTGAATATTAGCCTGCGGAAGAGGTTGGGCAGGCCATGACTCTTATGGGCAGCTATATTGTTGTATTACTATATTAATCATGTTATATATGGTATTTAATTTGAACACAAATCTTGGTTGATATTAACCATTAATTCTTTTGACATAGCCACAAGTCCTTATTAGAGTTAAGCATCGTTAAGGCTTCACAAAGGAAAAATCGATATTATGAGTTTCTCCATTCCTTGGAGCTTGATGCGTTTGTGTTATTTCATTCAATTGGTGTGAAGATCCCTCTGTCTCAGACAAGTCAGTGTCAGATTGGTATGATCGTGGAGAGTAGAGAACACTATCGGTGTCTGTGTGGCTTGGCTTGTACTTTTGAAGCAAATGCAAGGGTGATGTGCCTTGGCTTGGTGTTGTTTCCCCACTCATATCTATCCCTGCTTTCCTTAACTTCCTCTTGTCCTTTGCAGCCTTTTGCCACTTCTTAAGTGCCTTTGCAGTTTGCTCCTCAAAGATTGCTTTCTTCATGTGAGATCCCATCTACAAGGTAACATTTATATAGTAATAAGAAAAGGGtaataatttcttaatcaagTAATTTGATGGGTTAGTTTGACATTGTATACCTGTATTACTAGGGAATAGAGAGGAAATGTGATGTAGCTGCACACGACTTGTAAGGCTATTCCAAGGACAACCCTTGTCAGTATTAGCGGCAAGCTTTCATGGAAGCAAGATGTGATCTTAAACTCATACTGCATTTttgaaaatatcattaaaaagtAATGAATCTTCTAAATTTGAAACCCCAAAACTCGAAATTTCTCATAACGAATAAAATATCTTGGTTATATAGGTTACTTACCCATGTCCACAAGAAAAAGGCTATTTGGAATGCATTCTGAAAAACAACGAATAAACAGCTTTGAGTCAAATTGGATTACCAATTAAGCATGTCAAAATcacaagaaaaattattatacgGTTCAGAATAAtcataatttcaatcaatctttatgtgacattatattttattatctttttccataaattaaaatttaattatatattatataaaaattgattggGATGACAGTCACATGATAATctcaaattatataataaattttctagTCACACAAATcccaaatttatatttatacataGACACACCAACTATCACCTCGAATAAGGTAAAGTGGATTAAGAAGATAATCCACTGTGGccggttaaaccaaaaatacTTGTTGTTTGGCTCTACAATAGGGACTCCTCTAACAATTGTGGCTCGATCTTGGATTTGTTGGGCCATTTCCATGATTATAAGTTCAAGCTTGGTGCCCACTAATAGAAGTATCTGCAAAGCAATGAAGTTCGATGGACGCTAgtagtattaaatattaattttcttttcaggttaataattaataacttttcAATTATGAATTACCACTAGTGGTGCTAATGATAGCCAAGTGAGCGTGTACCATTCTGCAGCAACAAAGTTATAAAAGTAAGCCAATAACAACACGGCTTTGTGCATTGCGTGTGTGAATTGgacagtttaaaaaaaaaaagagggatcATGAAGAGGGAATTACTGTAAACGTTCACAAGCATAAAGACGATTGCAAAAACCCATAACGGAATgctgcaaaacaaaaactaatatagtaaaaaaaaaacaacacttggcattaaaaagtcttataagATTAATGCATTAGTGTGACTTTAGGTCATATGACAGATACCTTATACCCACGACCACTTTAAAGTCATCCTTCATGGATCTCTTAATGTATTTTTGAAAGTCAAATTTGCTATCCGGAGCAAAATGTGCCTGCATTTGGTAAAGTTTTTGGGTTTCCGTAACaaactcaattaattaaaaacagttgcatttatttaatttaattatagtaCTGTAAGCTTTGGCACCCACGTTAATAAATCCGTGCCGCATGGTCATGTAATCCACCTTACTGACAGAACCGAAGAATTGCCTGAAGAATGCCACCTACCCAAAAAACCCAAATAAAGggtttattaattgttaattgcaTAAATTAtggtatttattttgtttttcatttaaattattcCTGAGGAACAATGGATGAAACTCACTATCCATCGAATTCCTGGCATCCTAGACCAACCAGAGTGACGCCTAACGAATGATGTTTGATGCGCAAACCTGAACCTTGAAGGATCTGCCATgataatgaaaatacaaaagacaAAGGTCCATTGtatgttatatttataaattgcaATAAGAATTAGTGAATTACCATTTGTAAATTGATACTCCAGGGAAGATGTTTCCGCTTCCCAAGCCTTCCATTTCTTCATCTGTTAAGCATATCGTTGTcgttattcttttcttttcttttcttttctttttgtaaaaaaagttaGGTAGCATAGACGGTAATTATTTAAGACAAATGAGGTGAGTTAAGTTAATGGGAATTGCTAAACGCACCATTCATTTTGCTGGTACACCCAGCATAACATATGTAATTCCCATATTATCCTTCTGTTATTGGCTTATAGATTACGAATCCGTAAATCAATTATAGAATTGAACTTGTGACTTTCGAGTTATTACCAACtgaactaataaattaattatgttataaaataattaatgtccttatatataacattaaattttttaatgtatatttaatataaatataaatttacataataaattttatgacaattaattttgttataataattaatttgtttacatatatatgaattataaataaaacctataatttttatttaaaatttaatttttacaaattaattattagatcaaaattaattcgtaaaatttacatgtgtattaaatatatattaaaaattttagtgttatatatagcgatattaattattttatatcataattaaccTATTAACTTAATTGGTTAGAGTGTTATATTAATAACTAGAAAGTCACATGTTAAATTAACTAaaggagttaaaaaaaattaacgataaaaagtaaatgggtaattaaacctataaaaattattatttctaataatgTAGGCAATCATTTTCCTTGTACAAATAACCCAAATCATTTGGTCATTCCAATGAGTTGACtttatattatcttaaaaagaCAGTCAATTCATTTATCAACATCTTAGAATTTTAATGATATTCATGCTGATGAAGAACCATAActtataaaatcttatatttggAATAGTAATTAACTTACTTTTGCTCGGGCTAGTACCATAGTCATGACGCTGTAGAAAATGTGAAAAACAGCGAGGACGAATATAAATATATGCAACTGGTGCACCCCAGACTGAGAGATCAAAGACACTTTACCCTGAGAGAAATTAACAATACATATAATTAAGAGTTAATTAATTGAGAAAGGGGTAGTATTAGTATGAGAGATAATTAATTACGGATCCTGACTTTTTGTGAGCAATAGTCACCCCCAGACGCAGCTGCTAAAACTCGACGCCATTCCATGTTGTCGTCAAAAGAAAGTAGCTTCCTTCTGTCATTTGAGTCATCATCTGAATCTGACACTTCCACCTTCTTGCATGGAAGCATTATGTCACCGGCTGACACAGGGATGCATATCTTCGCAATATATTGTGTACCAAAAGTTATTAATAGGGATATGAATCCTAATAACATTAAttctgcaaaaacaaaaaccatatacatatatatatatatatatataattaaaatttgaagggagtttttttaaaaaaaaagaacaaaaaaacttTGCCTCGTTCTAATTTTGCGGCTTACCCGATTTGATTTTCTCCAAGGCTTCATTCATGGCCTTCTTATGTCGTTTTTGAAACCACTGTAATTAGAAAGTAATTATAAGATAGGGAGTGTGTGGaaggaaattaattaaatttagttactgcaagtaataaaacaaaaaataaaggatgAAGCACCATGCACGTACCTTTCCAAGTGAATGGATTCCGTGTTCAATTAATACAGAGATGATGACGAACACTGAGCAAACAGCAGCTACTGCCCATGTGGGTGTTTCCTCTAAGCTTCTTTCTGCAGTAGCACCACCACCAGCCATGTTAATTAATTTGCTCTCAAACAACCAATTAATTCTCTAGCCTCAACGTCGGTACGAGCTTAATTAGTATATTAAGAATGCTattattagtaatatatatTCAGTTCTATAGAGAATGATGTTTTGTCATATGCTTACAGACCGTAATGGTATTGCTCTTGCGGGAACCACATACACTCTAGCTAGAAAACAAGACAtacatagttaattaattaataatgttaaagCCGGCCCTTGGAAGACAATTTACATGCTTAAGTTTCACGGGTTTAGGTCTAAATAAtgccattaaattattttttttgtttgtaatataatttatttattatcatttaagttGCAACAAGCCTTGTCGTTTACTTGTTTGTTCTATTATGCGTGGAGTCTTATTCATCGAACGGTTTTCACTTTTCAGTGATGAAATGTTTTTTGTGCCCGCGAATTCCAGAAGGGTTTTGGTACCCCACATCATTTACTCCTGCCACGTCATGtgtttgttttgaaatttgttATTTGCAATGTAGtccttttgttattttatatttttgatttcCAGATACCTAATGAATGTATCCCATAACTTGTCTCGCCGCTACCGTCAAGTTCGTTTGCAAATCTGTGAAGTCGAACCCAACAGTCGCCTTTCTGCGTGAATCTCTCCAGTATCCAGCCAGGTTCGTGTATGTGGCTATCTCAATGAGTTAGGTTGAGttcattattgttttttttttttttattcaacaaaaCCAATTCATATTTTGTCAATTGAACATCAACATCAGAAGCAGCAACAGTCATGGCATATTCAATACATTAGACAGGTAATAGATTACACGATATAAAACTAAACCTGGCTAGATGTGGAAACTTACTTTTATCACCATTTTCAATTTCGGGCTGCAGAATTCATGAAGAAAATAACTATTAGTTAGAATAATTTTCTATAAGATTATGGATCTTCCtggtttcttttttcaaaatttgatatttcatCGTTTTGCCTTCTACTATTCCTACAGCCTTAAAAGTCTTTATTTAAGCTAACATAAAGTAGAgtagagaaaataattttaatgttttcagTAGAGGAGGTATCGCAGAAGAGATGGTGAGGAGCACATACAGTCTTCAGACATAGAcattgaaagaaaagaagaatgtgCAATATGCATGGAGATGAATAGTAAGATTGTGTTGCCTCACTACTACCATGTCATGTGCCTGAAATGTTACCATGAATGGTACTTTCTCTCACTGATGCTCACATTTCCTTATTTATGGCCATAAATTGTTAAGTATGAAGTTCTTAggatgtttcttcttcttctcctgaaagcaaaaaaaaaaaaaaaaggttgttgATAGCACATGTTATGCAGGTGTCTTCACCCCTTGAGTGGACGAGAAAGAAATGATTTTTTGAAACTTTGTTCCTATCTTGGTGGGGTATCTGCCCCCAATCTCGAATGTGTCACTATGAGAAGCGGTTGGGCAGAGTCAAGCACTGCCCCAGTGGTGGGAGGGAATCAGATAAGTTCAATtgcatataaatttttaaccaACTCAGCGGACAAAGACATAACAATGGAGGAGTttgaccttttttttcttctttggttCTTTTTTAGAGGAAGAGACACCTATACATGCCAAAAGAAAGGACTCTCAAGTCTAAGAACCTCTCCAATGATCACACAAGGGAGTGATTTTTAACTTGATTGCCTTTTGGGCTTCCCATGCCCACTTCACATAAGGTGTTTTTTGCTTTTAGTTCTTTGGAAAATGAAAGGTAAACTTCAGTAACTCTGGCTGgctttcatgattttattatacttTGTCTGTATTAGGAGTCAACAAGAAAGGATAGAATATTAGTCTCTGGTTGTTTGTACAGCTTGTGCAACAATCGCCTTCTTGTTTAATATACATTCCTTTAGCTCAATGGCCTTGAATCAATTACGTGTTTTTAATCTGAAAAATCATGTAGAAATGCTGCCTACAATTTTTTCTGTTCACATTTTGAATGTTATCTGCTTACAATTTACACATGGGTTTACGACATAAGTTTGGTTACTCTGGTTGTCTGGTTTGAACTTAATTTAATTCTTGGAGAAATAATTAGTAAAGAAACGTTGATTTGTTCATGTgtaaactattattattattattattcaatacaaaattgtGATTTGAGTTTCTATTTTGGTGAGGGAAGAATTGCTTGAATTTTAACTGCAGAAACTGAAGGTAGGTGAAATGCTGGATGGAATTGTATAGGAGAGGAGACATGTAGATTACCTGACAGGCTCTTTATCAGTAGGTTGTCATTAACAGTGACCAAACGAACTTGGTTTCAAGTATCATTCTACTGATCTTTCTTTGCCTAGTAGATTCAATTTGTTTGAAACTCTGCTGATTGTAGTTTATGAAATccattttttatccttgaattgTACCAAATATTGGATGAGAAGAAAGTGACTGGAAGATGCACCCTAAATTGATTATATtgtattattcttatttttagatttgttttcCACGGGATTTTGGACCCACAAGTTCATGTTACTGAAGGACTTCTATCTTTCAGTGGATGATAACTTGAGATGCCATTGCTCCATGGTAGTCTACCATCTGTAATGGTTGAATCTGTCATCAAGTCGTAGATATATAGCTTAACATATATGATTGTTTTCAAGCAACTAGTTGTTTGGTTTTACCGTGTGCTCAGCAGTAATCAATTTCCTGAATTAGAACTATAAATTCATACAATAATTGCACggcttttttattgattaaagttTTCCTTGGACCCAACTTATATTTCTATTGTTGACTTCAGTTAAAACAATGTTGTCCTTGTTTTCAGTAAATATAGTGGTTTCATTCCATCTGTCCCTCCAATACTGTTTTGTGATGTGTTAGTGTTAATCTCTTGGGTTGATCTTCTTTTCACTGGTCATATCATACACAATTCCTTTCcttttgagatatttttttatgtacttTATCTACTAGTGTGGAGAgaggaaaaaaagttataggCACATTTGAAAGTGTTGGTTCCTTAGTACATTTCTGTTTTATAAATGTTTGTCACTCGAGCACTTGAGGATAACAAAAGAGGATTGGAAAATGTCTCGGTTGTTTCTGTTTTTTAGATGTTAAAAGTCAAAACACTTTTTTAGAAACAATTTTCGAAACTTGATAGAACTTTGGATGAAGAATTTCTGCCGAACATCATGTCTGGGTTTAATTTGCATCTCTAGTAGCATAAAGCATTCCTGAATGTGGATTCAACAAGATGGCTTCTATTAGTTGGTCTTCATCCAACTTACCAGGAAAATCATTAAGAAAACTTAATTGGCAGACTAAAAGGTTATTGAAGAAGcataattgagatatttttaataattgcaACAATTACTAAATCCCAAAGTTTCCCTATCTCTCAGTCAATTTGTAAgccaaaaagaacaaaatgaaaagaaaagaaaaagtaactACATGAAGGACTAAATtgcaaaacattaaaatttgaaaagtaatAATGATGTGGCATCATTAATTGACTTGTCTCAAAACTATTTGTCCACGTACACCAAGGTTCCAATACCCTATGAAGACGAGCGGGATCTTAGGAGACACCGCAGCCACGAGTAAATTTAATTGTTGGATTCGATGACTTAATATTGAACGTGTCATTCGAAATAACTATGGAAGTTTTGGACCAAGTATTAATTTAGGATTCGTTGGTTGATAATATAAACAATTCATTAATGTAAAatgagaaataataataataatttgtattgaACTTCATAGCtagattttataatttgacattagatttttatttgattaaaaaaatattgaattaaaaaaaattaaaataaactagttCATATTCTAGTTTTTCATTAACTTTGAACTACTTTAACTTGTCTAATAGCTGGGATCACATCAACCTCATAACTCTTGTGCTCGCCTTcttggtttaaaaaaaaatatactataactaatttttacatatattttaatgagcatatgtgataattaaactcaagttcaataaatacttataaaaatgGTCACGAGAGGGAAGCTACTTGTTTTCTATTGAtaatggaaaaagaattactCGTTAAACagattttatctttataaatgaGTATGGATTCAAATAATTTACTACCCATTTACGTACGTCCAATACATCACTAATTTTTTGGTCGCAAGTCTAACTTTTtgttaacattgattattattacatattttgatcaatttattttaaatttcagatatttgatttgtttttaaaacgtttttttaagtattaacAAACCagtacttaataaaaaaaaaccctcaGATTGTGGACAAACTGCAAAGAGTTCCTTCTCACTTGTATTGTTCAATTTGACTAATTCAACAATCGTGAATGGAGAGAGGTTCAAACGGTTTGTTCAATCTGACTAATTCAAGACATTCGTTAATGTTTAAAAAAGCCGAAGGATATACAGAGGAGGGATTTGAGTTTGAGTTATTATTCATTGACAATGTCCATTTGGCCCTTttgttgcattttcattttttgggtgTCAACATCTCAAATGTTATTTAGAGATACGCATGATTTGGGCATCGGTTAACAAAGGACAACTTAACCCAAATCCAATGAAAACTAAAAGCTGCAAAATATTGGCCATTCCCATTATGGCTATGCCTCAATTTTCATCAGAGTTGGCAGAGCCAAGTCTCCTCCTTCTATGATTCTATACCCCATAACAGCCAACGATATCCAATGAATCGTCCATTCATTCATTAtattgcatttaaaaaaaatgacccactttaaaatatcatacataaattaaatttacaattaatgtttttatttatattaaaacaacattcaattttCTAATATTAATTCCATTGTTATTTCCACGTACTTATAATACATGTacaaaatatgtaattgttaaGTGAAGAAAAATGACAATAAACATTTAATTGTGTTCTCATTCagttataaattgttatgtaggaaaatttaatttgaaaaatatacctacgataatttcatattaacggataataattattttaaagtaagatATTTCaactagttttttatttatttattttactagttaaaaaatttgtttgattattcagtaaataatatttttagtagttTCTAACGATTTTTGAAATGGTACTTGAAGTAaggtattttaaaatgttagtttctatttttttatattttctttcattttttattcttaatatatatatatatatatatatatatatatatatatatataattttttaattatgttgaatTTCTATTTGTGAACACTCCTTCTATGTTGTGTTTTctcctcacttttttttttcatctttttctcttgaatCATGCTCTTCTACAAGGCTTTCCTCATGAAGCTTAACCTCTATAAAGTTTTCTTCCCTTATGGCCACAAATTTAGCCACTTCTTTTGCTAACTTACCAACTTGAATTTCTAGACTTTTAGATGCTCGTTGAGTAGATTCAATTGTTTCTTTGAATTGCATCAACAAATTATCCAAATTAGAACTTCTTTCTTCTGGATATTGATTGTAGGGTTGTAACTCTTGCTCCCACTGATAATTTTCCATGGAGTAGCTCTTGTCAACCTGAATTTCC is a window encoding:
- the LOC100781384 gene encoding MLO protein homolog 1 isoform X2, which gives rise to MAGGGATAERSLEETPTWAVAAVCSVFVIISVLIEHGIHSLGKWFQKRHKKAMNEALEKIKSELMLLGFISLLITFGTQYIAKICIPVSAGDIMLPCKKVEVSDSDDDSNDRRKLLSFDDNMEWRRVLAAASGGDYCSQKGKVSLISQSGVHQLHIFIFVLAVFHIFYSVMTMVLARAKMKKWKAWEAETSSLEYQFTNDPSRFRFAHQTSFVRRHSGWSRMPGIRWIVAFFRQFFGSVSKVDYMTMRHGFINAHFAPDSKFDFQKYIKRSMKDDFKVVVGISIPLWVFAIVFMLVNVYKWYTLTWLSLAPLVILLLVGTKLELIIMEMAQQIQDRATIVRGVPIVEPNNKYFWFNRPQWIIFLIHFTLFENAFQIAFFLWTWYEFKITSCFHESLPLILTRVVLGIALQVVCSYITFPLYSLVIQMGSHMKKAIFEEQTAKALKKWQKAAKDKRKLRKAGIDMSGETTPSQGTSPLHLLQKYKPSHTDTDSVLYSPRSYQSDTDLSETEGSSHQLNEITQTHQAPRNGETHNIDFSFVKP
- the LOC100781384 gene encoding MLO protein homolog 1 isoform X3: MKPWRKSNRICIPVSAGDIMLPCKKVEVSDSDDDSNDRRKLLSFDDNMEWRRVLAAASGGDYCSQKGKVSLISQSGVHQLHIFIFVLAVFHIFYSVMTMVLARAKMKKWKAWEAETSSLEYQFTNGNSLILIAIYKYNIQWTFVFCIFIIMADPSRFRFAHQTSFVRRHSGWSRMPGIRWIVAFFRQFFGSVSKVDYMTMRHGFINAHFAPDSKFDFQKYIKRSMKDDFKVVVGISIPLWVFAIVFMLVNVYKWYTLTWLSLAPLVILLLVGTKLELIIMEMAQQIQDRATIVRGVPIVEPNNKYFWFNRPQWIIFLIHFTLFENAFQIAFFLWTWYEFKITSCFHESLPLILTRVVLGIALQVVCSYITFPLYSLVIQMGSHMKKAIFEEQTAKALKKWQKAAKDKRKLRKAGIDMSGETTPSQGTSPLHLLQKYKPSHTDTDSVLYSPRSYQSDTDLSETEGSSHQLNEITQTHQAPRNGETHNIDFSFVKP
- the LOC100781384 gene encoding MLO protein homolog 1 isoform X1; the encoded protein is MAGGGATAERSLEETPTWAVAAVCSVFVIISVLIEHGIHSLGKWFQKRHKKAMNEALEKIKSELMLLGFISLLITFGTQYIAKICIPVSAGDIMLPCKKVEVSDSDDDSNDRRKLLSFDDNMEWRRVLAAASGGDYCSQKGKVSLISQSGVHQLHIFIFVLAVFHIFYSVMTMVLARAKMKKWKAWEAETSSLEYQFTNGNSLILIAIYKYNIQWTFVFCIFIIMADPSRFRFAHQTSFVRRHSGWSRMPGIRWIVAFFRQFFGSVSKVDYMTMRHGFINAHFAPDSKFDFQKYIKRSMKDDFKVVVGISIPLWVFAIVFMLVNVYKWYTLTWLSLAPLVILLLVGTKLELIIMEMAQQIQDRATIVRGVPIVEPNNKYFWFNRPQWIIFLIHFTLFENAFQIAFFLWTWYEFKITSCFHESLPLILTRVVLGIALQVVCSYITFPLYSLVIQMGSHMKKAIFEEQTAKALKKWQKAAKDKRKLRKAGIDMSGETTPSQGTSPLHLLQKYKPSHTDTDSVLYSPRSYQSDTDLSETEGSSHQLNEITQTHQAPRNGETHNIDFSFVKP